One stretch of Pradoshia sp. D12 DNA includes these proteins:
- a CDS encoding phosphate starvation-inducible protein PhoH, protein MELKILELCPNHAFGYKTELSSGQHTKLMEYEFANIELAPYKVLVITDFADQEYLYKHKEKIEQFLNEGKIVVFCGHLFREWLPGCTPMMPKKIRGHQDYLVEVPEDSPIFKGVKVEDMVYTKGVAGFFARGFYLPPKHAEICLTFTDGKAITYIDRETTNGTVIVHAGRSLLGYGQRKNTTNQITPHFIEVLKKEIVRTKGVEA, encoded by the coding sequence ATGGAACTTAAAATACTGGAACTATGTCCGAATCATGCATTTGGTTATAAAACAGAATTATCATCCGGTCAACATACTAAATTAATGGAATATGAGTTTGCAAACATTGAATTGGCTCCATACAAAGTTTTGGTTATTACGGATTTTGCAGATCAGGAGTATTTGTATAAACATAAAGAAAAAATAGAGCAATTCTTAAACGAAGGAAAGATTGTTGTCTTTTGTGGCCACTTATTCAGAGAATGGCTGCCAGGCTGTACGCCAATGATGCCGAAGAAGATTCGCGGCCATCAGGATTACCTAGTAGAGGTTCCTGAGGATTCACCGATTTTTAAAGGTGTAAAAGTAGAGGATATGGTATATACGAAGGGTGTTGCAGGTTTCTTTGCAAGAGGTTTTTATTTGCCACCGAAACATGCGGAGATTTGCCTAACATTTACAGATGGTAAGGCCATTACGTACATTGATCGTGAAACAACGAATGGGACAGTTATTGTTCATGCTGGCAGGAGTTTATTAGGATATGGTCAGCGGAAAAACACAACAAATCAAATAACTCCTCATTTTATAGAGGTTCTTAAGAAGGAAATAGTACGCACCAAAGGAGTTGAGGCATAA
- a CDS encoding DUF1385 domain-containing protein encodes MNKLDNKPIYGGQAVLEGVMFGGKHCTVTTIKRKDGSFDSYALPKTSHPLLIKLKKIPFLRGIVALLESSAIGSKHLSFSTDRYDVDPADDHKIEEEETSKLGMILGVAGIGILSFILSKLLFTVVPIFLAVIFKSIAPGETVQVLLEGFFKLTLLLLYIYIVSLTPLVKRVFQYHGAEHKVINAFESNKELTVENVRNASRLHYRCGSSFILFTVFVGVFLYMFVPSDVLYIRILNRIALIPIVLGVSFEVLQLTNKVRNVPVLRFLGYPGLWLQLLTTKEPSDEQIEVAIVSFNKMLETENNYKQGLLEEKIV; translated from the coding sequence ATGAATAAATTGGATAATAAGCCAATCTACGGCGGACAGGCTGTATTAGAAGGTGTAATGTTTGGAGGCAAACATTGTACCGTTACAACCATTAAACGAAAAGATGGATCATTCGATTCCTATGCATTGCCAAAAACAAGCCATCCCCTGCTGATAAAATTAAAAAAGATTCCGTTTCTGCGTGGTATTGTGGCTTTATTAGAATCCAGTGCAATCGGCTCCAAGCATTTATCTTTCTCTACAGATCGATATGACGTTGACCCAGCAGATGACCATAAGATTGAAGAAGAAGAAACGTCTAAACTGGGTATGATTTTGGGCGTAGCAGGCATTGGGATTTTATCCTTTATACTCAGTAAATTACTTTTTACCGTAGTACCAATATTTTTGGCTGTTATTTTTAAGAGCATAGCACCCGGAGAAACAGTACAAGTATTATTAGAAGGTTTTTTCAAACTCACATTATTATTACTATATATCTATATCGTATCGTTAACACCGCTCGTAAAAAGAGTCTTTCAATACCATGGGGCAGAACATAAGGTTATCAACGCATTTGAAAGCAATAAGGAATTAACGGTGGAAAATGTTCGTAACGCATCTAGATTGCATTATCGATGCGGAAGCAGCTTTATTTTATTCACCGTATTTGTTGGAGTTTTTCTATATATGTTCGTTCCTTCTGATGTCCTTTATATTCGTATTTTAAACCGAATTGCCTTAATACCAATTGTCCTAGGTGTATCATTCGAAGTACTGCAGTTAACCAATAAAGTACGTAACGTTCCTGTATTGCGCTTTTTAGGTTATCCGGGACTATGGTTGCAGCTTTTAACGACAAAGGAACCAAGCGATGAACAAATTGAGGTAGCCATCGTATCATTTAACAAAATGCTCGAAACTGAAAATAACTACAAACAAGGTTTACTCGAAGAAAAAATAGTGTAA
- a CDS encoding ATP-binding cassette domain-containing protein, translated as MLKKFYKFPLLCLAVVMLLAFFGPLLSPYSAMDYSGGLFEPPSSEHWLGTNRLGQDIFSQLLYGTRTSVLIGLCIALCSTVLSVLLGLAAGYLPKFDKFINGLANILLVLPNLLLILLVVAFTGSGVIQLVIILSLLSWPGYMRIIRSSVLTLKEREFVKASALFGGSSFYVLKSHILPQLQPIIKTKFVMTFQSAVLTEAGLAFLGLGDPNVISWGSMLNMAFTQTSIFLTGQWTWIVLPPVIMLLITSVSLAFLLEDKQKKSSKTKKQKGTTPVTGKSRDLYCHLEQVTYDETTIVENIELTIKRGEIVSLIGPSGSGKTTIARALYGLLPAENWVGDVTYDGESVREKSFREKHYWKTCSFIYQDARAAFNPVLKIKEQFLETGISLVEAEKSVVEVALNKNILDKYPHECSGGMLSRALIALSLVNKPAFVIADECTSALDPILKKEVVELLEEKVRSHGISLLFITHDLDVAYAISDRIFSLSDKQLMKEVQ; from the coding sequence ATGTTGAAAAAGTTCTATAAGTTCCCTTTACTTTGTTTAGCCGTGGTCATGCTGTTGGCATTCTTTGGTCCATTACTTTCTCCTTATTCAGCAATGGATTATAGCGGAGGATTGTTTGAACCTCCTTCATCTGAGCATTGGCTGGGTACAAATCGTTTAGGTCAGGATATATTTAGCCAATTATTATATGGAACCCGTACAAGTGTCTTAATTGGACTTTGTATTGCTCTGTGTTCGACAGTTTTAAGTGTATTGCTGGGACTGGCAGCGGGATATTTGCCGAAATTCGATAAATTCATTAACGGGCTGGCCAATATTTTATTAGTGCTTCCAAATTTGCTTTTGATATTATTGGTTGTTGCTTTTACGGGTTCTGGTGTAATTCAGCTTGTAATCATTTTAAGTCTTTTATCGTGGCCGGGTTATATGAGAATTATTCGATCCTCAGTTTTAACATTAAAAGAAAGAGAATTTGTAAAAGCATCGGCGCTGTTTGGTGGCAGTTCTTTTTATGTATTGAAATCTCATATTCTTCCGCAATTGCAGCCCATCATAAAGACTAAATTCGTGATGACATTTCAATCTGCTGTTTTGACAGAAGCAGGTTTAGCATTCCTAGGTTTGGGTGACCCGAATGTGATATCTTGGGGAAGCATGTTAAATATGGCTTTCACACAAACATCTATTTTCTTAACTGGCCAATGGACATGGATTGTATTGCCGCCAGTGATTATGCTGCTCATCACATCGGTTTCGCTTGCTTTCTTATTGGAAGATAAACAGAAGAAGTCTTCAAAAACAAAGAAACAAAAGGGTACAACACCAGTGACCGGCAAGTCTCGCGATTTATATTGTCACTTGGAGCAGGTTACATATGACGAGACTACTATTGTTGAAAATATCGAGCTTACGATCAAAAGAGGAGAGATTGTGAGTTTGATTGGGCCTTCAGGCAGTGGAAAAACAACGATAGCCAGAGCTTTGTACGGATTATTGCCGGCTGAGAACTGGGTTGGCGATGTTACATATGACGGTGAGTCTGTTCGCGAGAAATCCTTTAGAGAAAAGCACTACTGGAAAACATGCTCATTTATCTATCAGGATGCACGGGCGGCATTTAATCCAGTATTAAAAATAAAAGAACAGTTTTTAGAAACCGGTATAAGTCTTGTGGAAGCTGAGAAGAGTGTTGTGGAAGTCGCGTTAAATAAAAACATTTTGGACAAGTATCCGCATGAGTGCTCCGGCGGCATGTTGAGCCGGGCTCTAATCGCACTCTCTCTGGTAAATAAACCAGCTTTTGTGATTGCAGATGAATGCACAAGTGCGCTGGATCCTATATTGAAAAAAGAAGTAGTGGAACTCTTGGAGGAAAAAGTCCGTTCACATGGGATCAGTCTATTATTTATCACGCATGATTTAGATGTAGCGTATGCAATCTCGGATCGGATTTTTAGTTTAAGTGATAAACAACTGATGAAGGAAGTGCAATGA
- a CDS encoding YqhR family membrane protein, giving the protein METAKEKLKKPMGYYGVINSVGFYGGLLWGAIFQICHYFHFTEIGPTFLLRTWVKADFVKGWMGVVLSILCLCLISMLFAYVYSFIFRKMQSYWIGIVYGIALWGLSFLVLRPLFPGMKTVGELSADTIVTTLCIFVLYGLFVGYSISFEYHERKLEAEEGKKVKVDSVQ; this is encoded by the coding sequence ATGGAAACAGCAAAAGAAAAGCTGAAAAAGCCGATGGGCTATTATGGTGTAATTAATTCAGTTGGATTTTATGGAGGATTGCTTTGGGGTGCGATTTTTCAAATCTGTCACTATTTTCATTTTACGGAAATAGGTCCAACATTTCTTCTTCGCACATGGGTGAAAGCCGATTTTGTTAAAGGGTGGATGGGCGTGGTACTGTCAATTTTATGCCTGTGTCTTATTTCTATGCTCTTTGCTTATGTTTACTCCTTTATTTTTCGTAAGATGCAATCTTATTGGATTGGTATTGTTTATGGGATTGCTCTGTGGGGTCTTTCATTCCTTGTATTAAGGCCATTATTTCCAGGAATGAAAACGGTTGGGGAACTATCAGCGGATACCATTGTAACGACACTATGTATCTTTGTCTTGTACGGACTATTTGTCGGGTACTCCATTAGTTTTGAATATCATGAACGGAAACTAGAGGCAGAGGAAGGAAAGAAAGTAAAAGTGGATTCCGTCCAGTAA
- a CDS encoding SA1362 family protein, with protein sequence MNRKNSMIIIYILLGFAALGLISTLINNPFELIKNVLIGAAVVGLIYFVITRFRNGNSGGEYQAYRKAARKTIKKKRKHEMIKTKRSKHNTHGLTVISKEQLINRPKKKSDVKLTVIEGKKARKKNRALF encoded by the coding sequence GTGAATCGTAAGAATTCGATGATTATTATTTATATCCTTCTTGGTTTCGCAGCTTTGGGGTTAATTTCCACTTTGATAAATAACCCGTTCGAACTAATTAAAAACGTACTCATTGGAGCCGCTGTTGTTGGGTTGATTTATTTTGTTATTACACGATTCAGGAATGGTAACTCGGGTGGAGAGTATCAGGCATACAGGAAAGCAGCCCGAAAAACAATCAAGAAGAAACGTAAACATGAAATGATTAAAACAAAAAGAAGCAAACATAATACACATGGATTAACTGTCATTTCTAAAGAACAGCTGATTAACAGACCTAAGAAAAAGTCAGATGTCAAACTGACTGTCATAGAAGGAAAGAAAGCACGTAAAAAAAACCGGGCCCTTTTTTAA
- a CDS encoding ABC transporter ATP-binding protein, with translation MLRVQDVNKSYQNQDVLRGINFEILCNEFICLIGESGSGKSTTAEIIMGIQSPTSGLVEKEPCCTIQYIYQNPERSFNPFWTMEKSLMEPLVLKKEKPESIKKKIKELMAKADLPTELLAKKPSQCSGGQKQRLAIIRALLMNPKLLIADEITSALDPQTEKLIINLLKKFQVEFHMSVLYITHRIQSVGNVADRMMVLETGTIVESGPPSQVLNHSTHPYTKKLVEACYYFENKKLRRLNRSEEHKTNTRRESSSPQSICL, from the coding sequence ATGTTAAGAGTTCAAGATGTAAATAAAAGCTACCAAAATCAGGATGTGCTTCGGGGAATCAATTTTGAGATTTTGTGCAATGAATTTATTTGTTTGATAGGAGAATCAGGGTCAGGTAAATCTACAACGGCTGAAATTATTATGGGAATTCAATCACCGACAAGCGGACTTGTTGAAAAAGAGCCATGTTGTACGATTCAATATATTTATCAAAATCCGGAGCGTTCTTTTAACCCGTTTTGGACAATGGAGAAAAGTTTAATGGAACCGCTTGTACTTAAAAAGGAAAAGCCGGAATCAATAAAAAAGAAAATAAAAGAATTAATGGCTAAGGCGGACTTACCGACGGAATTATTAGCAAAAAAACCAAGCCAATGTTCCGGAGGACAAAAACAGAGATTAGCTATTATTAGAGCTTTATTAATGAATCCTAAGCTTTTAATAGCCGATGAAATTACATCTGCTCTGGATCCGCAAACAGAAAAGTTAATCATCAATCTATTAAAGAAATTTCAGGTTGAATTCCATATGTCTGTTTTATACATTACGCACCGAATTCAGTCTGTTGGTAATGTAGCAGATCGAATGATGGTACTTGAGACAGGGACCATTGTCGAAAGCGGACCTCCTTCTCAAGTTCTAAACCACTCAACACATCCCTACACAAAAAAATTAGTAGAGGCATGCTACTACTTTGAAAATAAAAAGCTGAGACGACTGAACAGGAGCGAAGAGCATAAGACGAATACTCGAAGGGAAAGTTCTTCCCCGCAGAGTATTTGCTTATGA